One part of the Eucalyptus grandis isolate ANBG69807.140 chromosome 10, ASM1654582v1, whole genome shotgun sequence genome encodes these proteins:
- the LOC104421638 gene encoding ATPase GET3B translates to MAAFLRHASKSPQSRASLVALRRSFATGSSPHIAKPRLNPVQARSLVSSSGAIGGFDEMVAANSRKYYMIGGKGGVGKTSCAASLAVKFANHGHPTIVVSTDPAHSLSDSFAQDLTGGVPIPVEGVDAPLYALEVNPEKSREEFRTASQKNNGGGIKDLMDSMGLGAMVDQLGDLKLDELLDTPPPGLDEAISISKVMQFVESPEYSNFTRVVFDTAPTGHTLRLLSLPDFLDASLGKMMKLKEKLASATAAIKSVFGKQEEQKDVSDKLDQLRERMRKVRDLFHDPDMMEFIIVTIPAVMAISESSRLCASLRKESVPVQRLIVNQVLPQTVEECKFCSVRRKDQLHALDMIKTDPELARLSVVEAPLFDAEIRGVPALKFMGNMIWK, encoded by the exons ATGGCGGCTTTCCTCCGTCACGCTTCCAAGTCGCCGCAGAGCCGCGCCTCCCTCGTCGCGCTCCGACGAAGCTTTGCGACCGGCTCGTCTCCCCACATCGCAAAGCCCCGCCTAAATCCCGTTCAAG CAAGATCATTGGTCAGTTCCTCTGGAGCAATCGGTGGGTTCGATGAGATGGTGGCGGCGAATAGTCGGAAGTATTACATGATAGGTGGGAAGGGAggtgttgggaaaacaagttGCGCCGCTTCCCTCGCCGTGAAGTTCGCTAACCATGGCCACCCTACCATAGTGGTCTCGACTGACCCTGCTCATTCGTTAAGCGATTCGTTTGCGCAG gatttgacTGGAGGGGTGCCTATTCCTGTCGAAGGTGTCGATGCTCCATTATATGCTTTAGAG GTAAATCCTGAGAAGTCCAGGGAAGAGTTCCGCACGgcaagtcaaaaaaataatggcGGTGGCATCAAAGATCTAATGGATAGCATGGGTCTGGGTGCAATGGTTGACCAG TTAGGAGACCTAAAATTAGACGAGTTGTTGGACACTCCTCCACCTGGGTTGGACGAAGCTATCTCAATCTCTAAG GTTATGCAGTTTGTTGAATCCCCAGAGTACAGTAATTTCACCCGTGTTGTCTTCGACACAGCGCCCACA GGCCATACTCTTCGTCTGCTGTCCCTGCCTGATTTCCTGGATGCATCCCTTGGCAAAATGATGAAG CTGAAGGAGAAGTTAGCTTCTGCAACTGCAGCCATCAAATCTGTTTTTGGGAAACAAGAAGAGCAGAAGGATGTT TCTGACAAACTTGACCAACTGAGGGAGAGGATGAGAAAAGTTCGAGACCTTTTTCATGACCCAGACATGATGGAGTTCATCATAGTGACAATTCCTGCG GTTATGGCGATAAGTGAATCATCGAGATTGTGTGCATCCCTGAGGAAGGAAAGTGTTCCTGTCCAGAGGCTCATTGTTAATCAGGTCCTTCCTCAGACGGTAGAAGAGTGCAAGTTTTGCTCTGTGAGGAGGAAG GATCAGTTGCATGCCCTTGATATGATCAAAACAGATCCCGAGCTTGCCCGATTAAGTGTGGTGGAGGCACCCTTATTTGATGCTGAGATAAGGGGCGTTCCAGCTCTTAAATTCATGGGGAATATGATTTGGAAATGA